In Pseudomonadota bacterium, one DNA window encodes the following:
- a CDS encoding Abi-alpha family protein, with the protein MSDNEGKIKVVAEILKEGTAYDDAVKGFLHKAIGGPLEQMGMMMSEFIAYRRARNLAKFHDKLLDAIDKSNINEEHIKSLSPGLVMKIVGNSSMEEAEEVLSYAANLLVNSSNPKFGFTLQPAFVKHLSEIDAFSTRLVSYLYYRDIEGIVEESSFLSNSDADEFDSSIHNLIRMRIVLVEEETSTEEIIQAAEIGDQEKLAKIIHKSFQDRSINRVFSIEELRRIRLSGFGLRFASACVKAWSKE; encoded by the coding sequence ATGAGTGATAATGAAGGAAAAATAAAAGTTGTAGCAGAGATTCTTAAGGAAGGTACGGCCTATGACGACGCGGTGAAAGGATTCTTGCATAAGGCAATCGGTGGCCCACTAGAGCAAATGGGTATGATGATGTCGGAGTTTATCGCTTATCGCAGAGCACGTAATCTCGCAAAATTTCATGACAAATTATTAGACGCTATTGATAAATCGAATATTAATGAAGAGCATATTAAGTCGTTATCGCCCGGTCTTGTAATGAAAATCGTAGGTAACTCATCAATGGAGGAGGCTGAGGAGGTGCTTTCTTATGCTGCGAATCTGCTCGTTAATTCGTCGAATCCGAAGTTCGGTTTCACTTTGCAACCTGCTTTCGTGAAACACCTTTCCGAGATTGATGCGTTTTCAACTCGTCTCGTAAGCTATTTGTATTATCGAGATATAGAGGGGATCGTTGAGGAGAGTAGCTTTCTAAGTAATAGCGATGCGGATGAATTTGATAGTTCCATTCATAATCTGATTAGAATGCGGATTGTGTTAGTAGAAGAGGAAACTTCAACAGAAGAAATTATTCAGGCAGCAGAGATCGGCGATCAAGAAAAATTAGCAAAGATTATTCACAAGTCATTTCAAGATAGGTCTATTAATCGCGTATTTAGTATTGAAGAACTTCGCCGAATTCGATTGAGCGGATTTGGTCTGAGGTTTGCCTCTGCATGTGTAAAAGCCTGGTCAAAAGAATAG
- a CDS encoding DoxX family protein gives MSVINAHRLFTGLRILLAGIIAAHGWARLSAGAVAPFGAWLDSQHIPFGLMIAYAVTFIEIVGTPLLALGRFVSVLCLAYCLIYAAGIALVHAPEGWFVVGLGRNGMEYSVLLIANLLGVAYWHWTLDASVD, from the coding sequence ATGTCAGTAATCAACGCACACCGACTATTCACAGGCCTGCGAATACTCCTTGCGGGCATCATCGCCGCTCACGGCTGGGCTCGCCTCTCGGCTGGTGCCGTTGCACCGTTTGGCGCTTGGCTCGACTCACAGCACATCCCCTTTGGACTAATGATTGCGTATGCGGTTACGTTTATTGAGATTGTCGGCACGCCGTTGTTGGCGTTGGGGCGATTTGTGTCCGTGCTGTGTCTCGCCTATTGCTTGATTTATGCCGCGGGTATTGCCCTGGTCCATGCGCCAGAGGGTTGGTTCGTTGTGGGATTAGGGCGTAACGGCATGGAGTACAGCGTGCTTCTGATTGCCAATTTATTGGGTGTCGCTTATTGGCATTGGACGCTCGACGCTTCAGTCGACTAG